A window from Thunnus albacares chromosome 19, fThuAlb1.1, whole genome shotgun sequence encodes these proteins:
- the daxx gene encoding death domain-associated protein 6: MADKIIVLDDDEEETPQPSCSASTSSPKVQVKKVSQLKAQQPVPTHITQSPFASATKQAHVLQAENQRLFTEFVEHCSALTKDCPEVLTFLQTKHDKASPDYLSSVEFRNALGRCLTRAQANRSKTFVYINELCTILRQHAAKKRQILTKVEPGPSTSTSNSCPSTSVVLKSEDKTKVKADQEEEEGKPEDEQPSTSGPQENDKEEQQVAEKKAKRASRKQIAYLENLLKVYNDEIRRLQQADLSLDDLGAEDSSYIQEHKLKRKMMKIYEKLCELKGCNTLTGRVIEQRIGYSGTRYPEINRKIERFINSPEAQRNPPDYQDILQQVLRVNERHNLCLSRKQLNQIAQEAFRETGSQMQERRHLDLVYNFGSHLTDHYKPATDPALSDSSLLRKLRSNREVAMSHLEEVINKYAVKQEDTEEQERTKRQEKNSKEKEGNKPEKREGTKGVNGVAEEEEQQQQEEEEEEEEEEEEDDDEDDESSDPDIEEEIQASTQQDGPDDDENEEDDSNESERAGDDANQDKQSGELSGRVSAGGEGSVKDEDKEPVTTELSPLSDESKSRISPLSDMSSPRDSPSQSEPVQTDDQTLLSNGNLAGVEELVDSSSQVSVMLVSTSEVAKDPADVSPVAANGVSLPPLPPVIVEMCDTQTTNGTSPPPSPRTTRGRKRKREEITQEKSHKTKHIIIHDSEVDIPLDMGVFSCNSPQQAESTRADTPTQELVSSSQSTPPPKKNKVNVATQCDPDEIIVLSDSE, encoded by the exons ATGGCGGATAAGATCATAGttcttgatgatgatgaagaggagactCCTCAACCCTCTTGCTCTGCCTCCACCTCGTCTCCTAAGGTTCAGGTCAAAAAGGTCTCGCAGCTCAAAGCTCAACAGCCTGTCCCTACCCACATCACCCAGTCACCTTTTGCCTCAGCGACGAAGCAAGCGCATGTTCTGCAGGCAGAGAATCAGAGGTTGTTCACTGAG TTCGTGGAGCACTGCTCAGCTCTCACCAAGGACTGCCCCGAGGTCTTGACCTTCCTCCAAACCAAGCATGACAAGGCCTCCCCTGACTATCTGTCATCCGTGGAGTTCAGGAACGCCTTGGGGCGATGTTTGACTCGTGCTCAGGCCAACCGTTCCAAAACCTTTGTCTACATCAACGAACTGTGCACCATACTCAGGCAGCATGCAGCCAAGAAGAGGCAGATCCTCACCAAGGTTGAGCCTGGGCCTTCTACCTCAACATCAAATTCTTGCCCCTCTACCTCTGTTGTGCTCAAAAGCGAAGACAAGACTAAAGTTAAGGCGGatcaggaggaagaagaggggaaGCCAGAAGATGAGCAACCTTCCACCTCAGGGCCGCAGGAGAACGATAAAGAGGAGCAACAGGTAGCAGAGAAAAAGGCAAAGAGGGCATCCAGGAAACAG ATAGCGTACCTGGAGAACCTGCTGAAGGTGTACAACGACGAGATCCGCCGCCTGCAGCAGGCTGACCTGAGTTTAGACGACCTGGGAGCTGAGGACTCCTCGTACATCCAGGAGCACAAGCTTAAACGCAAG ATGATGAAGATTTACGAAAAGCTGTGTGAGCTTAAGGGCTGCAACACGTTAACAGGCCGAGTCATCGAGCAGAGGATCGGTTACAGCGGCACTCGATATCCTGAGATCAACAGGAAG ATCGAGCGTTTCATCAACAGTCCCGAGGCCCAGAGGAACCCTCCGGATTACCAAGACATCCTCCAGCAGGTGCTGCGCGTCAACGAGCGACACAACCTTTGCCTGAGCAGAAAGCAGCTGAACCAGATCGCCCAGGAGGCCTTCAGAGAGACCGGGAGCCAAATGCAAGAGAGACGTCACCTGGACCTGGTGTACAACTTTGGCTCACATCTCACTGACCACTACAAGCCCG CCACAGACCCGGCGCTGTCGGACTCCTCGCTGCTGCGGAAGCTGCGGTCGAACAGAGAAGTGGCCATGTCCCACCTGGAGGAAGTCATCAACAAGTACGCTGTGAAACAGGAGGACAcggaggagcaggagaggacCAAACGAcaggagaaaaacagcaaagagaaaGAG GGCAACAAACCAGAAAAGCGAGAAGGCACTAAAGGGGTGAATGGAgtggcggaggaggaggaacaacaacaacaagaagaagaagaggaagaagaagaggaggaggaggaggatgacgatgaagatgatgaaTCATCAGATCCAGACATAGAAGAGGAGATCCAGGCCAGCACCCAGCAGGACGGACCAG ACGATGACGAGAACGAGGAAGACGACAGTAACGAGTCGGAGCGAGCGGGTGACGACGCCAACCAGGACAAACAGTCAGGCGAGTTGTCGGGACGCGTTTCCGCGGGGGGTGAAGGAAGCGTGAAAGATGAGGATAAAGAGCCGGTCACCACCGAACTCAGTCCTCTCTCTGATGAAAGCAAGTCCCGCATCTCTCCGCTGTCTGACATGTCCTCCCCTAGAGACAgccccagccaatcagagcccGTGCAGACGGACGACCAGACGCTGTTGTCTAACGGTAACCTTGCGGGAGTAGAGGAGCTGGTGGATTCCTCCAGTCAAGTTTCCGTCATGCTGGTAAGCACCAGCGAAGTCGCCAAGGACCCCGCGGACGTCTCCCCGGTAGCAGCCAACGGGGTTTCTTTACCCCCGCTACCGCCAGTGATCGTAGAAATGTGTGACACTCAGACCACCAACGGCACGTCGCCTCCACCGAGCCCCAGAACTACGAGGGGccggaagaggaagagggaagaAATTACACAAGAGAAGTCCCACAAAACGAAGCACATCATCATCCACGACAG TGAGGTAGACATCCCTCTGGATATGGGTGTGTTTAGCTGCAATTCTCCACAGCAGGCAGAGTCCACCCGAGCAGACACTCCAACCCAGGAACTGGTCAGCAGTTCACAGTCGACTCCgcctcccaagaaaaacaag GTCAACGTGGCCACCCAGTGTGACCCGGATGAGATCATCGTCCTGTCCGACTCagagtga